A single window of Desulfovibrio sp. G11 DNA harbors:
- a CDS encoding pyridoxal-dependent decarboxylase: MTFTGQYEPVEEVSKALDKLQKDKGWDIPIHVDGASGGFLAPFIEPDLLWDFRLPRVKSINSSGHKFGLAPLGVGWVVWREKSDLPEDLIFNVNYLGGNMPTFALNFSRPGGQIIAQYYNFLRLGREGYRRIHQNCYDTARFLGDEIAKLGPFEVLYNGRGGIPALCWTFKANAKTSYSLYDLSDRLRSRGWQVPAYSMPAHREDLVVMRVLVRHGFSRDLGSLLVDDLKRAMAHFDAHPVSKPLSETEAGSNSHAGRAAKK; this comes from the coding sequence GTGACCTTTACCGGCCAGTATGAGCCGGTGGAAGAAGTAAGCAAAGCCCTCGACAAACTGCAGAAGGACAAGGGCTGGGACATTCCCATTCATGTGGACGGCGCCAGCGGCGGCTTTCTTGCCCCGTTCATCGAGCCGGACCTGCTCTGGGATTTCCGCCTGCCCCGCGTCAAGTCCATCAACTCTTCCGGTCACAAATTCGGCCTTGCCCCGCTTGGCGTGGGCTGGGTAGTGTGGCGCGAAAAAAGCGACCTGCCCGAAGACCTGATTTTCAATGTGAACTACCTGGGCGGCAACATGCCCACCTTTGCGCTCAACTTCTCCCGCCCCGGCGGCCAGATCATCGCCCAGTACTACAACTTCCTGCGTCTGGGACGCGAAGGCTACCGCCGCATTCACCAGAACTGCTACGATACGGCCCGCTTCCTGGGCGACGAAATCGCCAAGCTCGGTCCCTTTGAAGTGCTGTACAACGGGCGCGGCGGCATCCCGGCCCTGTGCTGGACCTTCAAGGCCAATGCCAAGACCAGCTACAGCCTCTATGACCTCTCGGACCGTCTGCGCTCGCGCGGCTGGCAGGTGCCTGCCTACTCCATGCCCGCTCACCGCGAAGACCTCGTGGTCATGCGCGTACTGGTACGCCACGGCTTCAGCCGTGACCTCGGCTCCCTGCTTGTCGATGACCTCAAGCGGGCCATGGCCCACTTTGATGCACACCCCGTCAGCAAACCCCTGAGCGAAACCGAAGCCGGCAGCAACAGCCACGCCGGACGCGCCGCAAAAAAATAA